In the Peromyscus maniculatus bairdii isolate BWxNUB_F1_BW_parent chromosome 20, HU_Pman_BW_mat_3.1, whole genome shotgun sequence genome, one interval contains:
- the Maf1 gene encoding repressor of RNA polymerase III transcription MAF1 homolog encodes MKLLENSSFEAINSQLTVETGDAHIIGRIESYSCKMAGDDKHMFKQFCQEGQPHVLEALSPPQTSGLSPSRLSKSQGGEDESPLSDKCSRKTLFYLIATLNESFRPDYDFSTARSHEFSREPSLSWVVNAVNCSLFSAVREDFKALKPQLWNAVDEEICLAECDIYSYNPDLDSDPFGEDGSLWSFNYFFYNKRLKRIVFFSCRSISGSTYTPSEAGNALDLELGAEEVDEESGGGGHEGRAEETSTMEEDRVPVICM; translated from the exons ATGAAGCTGCTGGAGAACTCCAGCTTTGAGGCCATCAACTCACAGTTGACAGTGGAGACTGGAGATGCCCATATTATCGGCAG GATTGAAAGCTACTCGTGTAAGATGGCAGGAGACGACAAACACATGTTCAAGCAGTTCTGTCAGGAAGGCCAGCCCCATGTGCTGGAGGCACTGTCCCCGCCTCAGACTTCAGGCCTCAGTCCCAGCAG ACTGAGCAAGAGCCAAGGTGGTGAGGACGAAAGCCCGCTGAGTGACAAGTGCAGCCGCAAGACCCTCTTCTACCTGATCGCCACACTCAACGAGTCCTTCCGGCCAGACTATGACTTCAGCACAGCCAGGAGTCATGAGTTCAGCCGGGAGCCCAGCCTCAGCTGG GTGGTTAATGCAGTCAACTGCAGCCTCTTCTCAGCTGTTCGGGAAGACTTCAAGGCCCTGAAGCCACAGCTGTGGAATGCAGTGGATGAGGAAATCTGCTTAGCCGAATGTGACATCTACAG CTATAACCCAGATCTGGATTCAGACCCCTTCGGGGAAGATGGAAGCCTCTGGTCattcaattatttcttttacaaCAAGCGTCTTAAGCGAATTGTCTTCTTTAGCTGCCGCTCCATCAG TGGTTCCACGTACACACCCTCAGAGGCAGGCAATGCGCTGGACTTGGAACTGGGAGCAGAAGAGGTTGATGaagagagtggaggaggaggcCATGAGGGCAGGGCGGAGGAGACCAGCACCATGGAGGAAGACAG GGTTCCAGTGATCTGTATGTGA